Proteins from a genomic interval of Pseudomonas paeninsulae:
- a CDS encoding MerR family transcriptional regulator: protein MLEPSHNDELPAIPGKRYFTIGEVSELCAVKPHVLRYWEQEFPQLNPVKRRGNRRYYQRQDVLMIRQIRALLYEQGFTIGGARQRLSGDEAKDDTTQYKQLIRQTIAELEDVLHVLKK from the coding sequence ATGCTGGAACCAAGTCATAACGACGAATTACCCGCCATACCAGGCAAGCGGTATTTCACGATCGGCGAGGTAAGCGAACTCTGTGCAGTCAAACCGCATGTATTGCGGTATTGGGAGCAGGAGTTTCCCCAGCTCAACCCGGTCAAACGTCGCGGTAATCGGCGATATTATCAACGCCAGGATGTGTTGATGATTCGTCAAATCCGCGCATTGTTATATGAGCAAGGCTTTACCATCGGAGGGGCTCGTCAGCGTCTTTCTGGTGATGAGGCCAAAGATGACACCACGCAGTACAAGCAGCTCATCAGGCAGACGATTGCCGAGTTGGAAGATGTCCTACATGTACTCAAAAAATAG
- the ihfA gene encoding integration host factor subunit alpha: MGALTKAEMAERLYEELGLNKREAKELVELFFEEIRQALELNEQVKLSGFGNFDLRDKRQRPGRNPKTGEEIPITARRVVTFRPGQKLKARVEAYAGTKS, from the coding sequence ATGGGGGCTCTGACGAAAGCTGAAATGGCGGAACGTCTGTATGAAGAGTTAGGCCTGAATAAACGGGAAGCCAAGGAATTGGTAGAGCTGTTCTTCGAAGAGATCCGGCAAGCGCTTGAGCTCAACGAGCAGGTCAAGCTCTCGGGGTTCGGCAACTTTGATCTGCGCGATAAGCGTCAGCGCCCCGGTCGTAATCCAAAAACGGGAGAGGAAATCCCAATCACGGCGCGCCGTGTGGTGACTTTCCGTCCAGGCCAGAAACTAAAAGCCAGGGTTGAAGCGTATGCTGGAACCAAGTCATAA
- the pheT gene encoding phenylalanine--tRNA ligase subunit beta, protein MKFSEQWLRSWVNPQVSRDELVARLSMAGLEVDSVTPAAGAFSGVVVGEVLSTEQHPDADKLRVCQISNGEETFQVVCGAPNVRPGLKIPFAMIGAELPGDFKIKKAKLRGVESNGMLCSASELQISEENDGLMELPSDAPVGQDIRAYLELDDASIEVDLTPNRGDCLSLAGLAREVGALYDAPVARPQIAAVAPSHDEVRPVEVLAAQACPRYLGRVVRNVDLSKPTPLWMVERLRRADVRSIDAAVDITNYVMLELGQPMHAFDLAEINGGIRVRMAEEGEKLVLLDGQEVSLRADTLVIADHNRALAIAGVMGGEHSGVSAKTCDLFLESAFFDTIAIAGKARSYGLHTDSSHRFERGVDWQLAREAMERATGLLLEIVGGEAGPIIEVVDQQQLPSIAPVTLRAERIEQMLGLKMDDAEIVRLLAALGLGVSASGEGHWQVTVPSHRFDISIEVDLIEELARLYGYNRLPVRYPQARLAPQPKAEAAVELPALRRLLVARGYQEAITYSFIDPKLFELFHPGVEPLMLANPISADMAAMRSSLWPGLVKAMEHNLNRQQSRVRLFESGLRFVGQLEGLKQEPMLAGVICGSRLSENWAHGREDVDFYDVKADVEALLASAGAGYRFNFTPAEHAALHPGQTARIERDGQLVGFLGAMHPELSKTLGFDQPVYMFELVLAEIAQGHMPKFQELSRFPEVRRDLALLVDRDVPAATLLAEIREAAGEWLTDLKLFDVYHGKGIDPHRKSLAVGLTWQHPSRTLNDDEVSTAAQNVLTSLEQRFNATLRK, encoded by the coding sequence ATGAAATTCAGTGAACAGTGGCTGCGTAGCTGGGTAAACCCGCAGGTTTCCCGTGACGAGCTGGTGGCGCGCCTGTCCATGGCGGGCCTCGAAGTAGATAGCGTGACCCCGGCTGCCGGGGCATTCAGCGGCGTGGTGGTGGGTGAGGTGCTCAGCACTGAGCAGCATCCGGATGCCGACAAGCTGCGTGTGTGCCAAATCAGCAATGGCGAGGAAACCTTTCAGGTGGTGTGTGGCGCGCCTAATGTGCGCCCCGGCCTGAAGATTCCCTTCGCCATGATCGGTGCCGAGCTGCCGGGCGACTTCAAGATCAAGAAGGCCAAGCTGCGTGGCGTCGAGTCCAATGGCATGCTCTGCTCGGCCTCCGAGCTGCAGATCAGTGAAGAAAACGATGGCCTGATGGAGCTGCCGAGCGACGCGCCGGTGGGGCAGGATATTCGTGCTTATCTCGAGCTGGACGATGCCAGCATCGAGGTCGACCTGACGCCGAACCGCGGCGATTGCCTGTCCTTGGCGGGCCTGGCTCGTGAAGTCGGTGCCTTGTACGACGCGCCTGTTGCTCGTCCGCAGATTGCTGCGGTTGCGCCGAGTCATGATGAGGTACGCCCGGTCGAGGTGTTGGCCGCGCAAGCCTGCCCGCGCTACCTCGGGCGCGTGGTGCGTAACGTCGATCTGTCCAAGCCGACGCCGTTGTGGATGGTCGAACGTCTGCGCCGCGCCGATGTGCGCAGCATCGATGCCGCGGTAGATATCACCAACTACGTCATGCTTGAGCTGGGTCAGCCGATGCATGCCTTCGATCTCGCCGAGATCAATGGCGGCATCCGTGTGCGCATGGCCGAGGAGGGCGAGAAGCTGGTGCTGCTCGACGGCCAGGAAGTCAGTTTGCGTGCCGACACCCTGGTCATCGCCGACCACAATCGCGCACTGGCGATTGCCGGCGTGATGGGGGGTGAACATAGCGGCGTGAGCGCAAAAACTTGCGACCTGTTCCTGGAAAGCGCCTTTTTCGACACCATCGCGATTGCCGGCAAGGCGCGTTCCTATGGCCTGCACACCGACTCTTCGCACCGTTTCGAACGTGGCGTGGATTGGCAGCTCGCGCGTGAAGCCATGGAGCGGGCCACTGGATTATTGCTGGAAATTGTCGGTGGTGAGGCTGGTCCGATCATTGAAGTCGTTGATCAGCAGCAATTGCCGAGCATCGCCCCGGTTACCCTGCGCGCTGAGCGCATCGAGCAAATGCTCGGATTGAAAATGGACGATGCAGAGATCGTCCGTTTGCTGGCGGCGCTGGGGCTGGGTGTCAGTGCTAGTGGTGAGGGGCATTGGCAAGTGACAGTTCCCAGTCACCGCTTCGATATCAGCATCGAGGTCGATCTGATTGAAGAGCTGGCGCGCTTGTACGGCTACAACCGTTTGCCGGTGCGTTATCCGCAAGCGCGCCTGGCGCCGCAGCCAAAGGCGGAGGCGGCTGTCGAGTTGCCGGCTCTGCGTCGTTTGTTGGTGGCACGGGGTTACCAGGAAGCCATCACCTACAGCTTTATCGATCCCAAGCTGTTCGAGCTGTTTCACCCTGGTGTTGAGCCGCTGATGTTGGCTAACCCGATATCGGCCGACATGGCTGCTATGCGCTCATCACTATGGCCAGGCTTGGTCAAGGCGATGGAGCATAACCTCAATCGTCAACAGTCACGTGTGCGTCTGTTTGAAAGTGGCTTGCGCTTTGTTGGTCAGCTGGAAGGGCTCAAGCAGGAGCCGATGCTCGCAGGGGTGATTTGCGGTAGTCGGCTGTCGGAAAACTGGGCCCATGGCCGCGAGGATGTCGACTTCTATGATGTGAAGGCCGATGTTGAGGCGTTGTTGGCCAGTGCAGGGGCGGGTTACCGCTTCAATTTCACTCCCGCCGAGCATGCGGCTTTGCATCCAGGGCAAACCGCGCGTATTGAGCGTGATGGTCAATTGGTCGGCTTCTTGGGCGCCATGCATCCTGAACTGAGCAAGACGCTGGGGTTTGATCAGCCTGTGTATATGTTCGAGTTGGTATTGGCGGAAATCGCTCAAGGCCATATGCCGAAGTTCCAGGAGCTGTCGCGCTTTCCTGAGGTGCGCCGAGACTTGGCTTTGCTGGTGGATCGTGATGTGCCGGCTGCAACATTGCTCGCGGAAATTCGTGAAGCGGCGGGCGAGTGGTTGACTGACCTCAAGCTATTTGACGTGTATCACGGTAAAGGTATTGATCCGCATAGAAAAAGCCTTGCCGTCGGCTTGACCTGGCAGCATCCATCGCGCACTCTTAATGACGATGAGGTGAGCACTGCAGCACAAAATGTCCTCACCTCCCTGGAACAAAGGTTTAACGCCACGTTAAGGAAGTAG
- the pheS gene encoding phenylalanine--tRNA ligase subunit alpha encodes MENLDVLVSQALEAVSHTDDVNALEQLRVHYLGKKGELTQVMKTLGNLSAEERPQAGALINAAKDKVQDALNSRKATLEQVALSAKLAAERIDVTLPGRGQTSGGLHPVTRTLERVEQFFTRIGYGIAEGPEVENDYHNFEALNIPGHHPARAMHDTFYFNANMLLRTHTSPVQVRTMESQQPPIRIICPGRVYRCDSDITHSPMFHQVEGLLVDENVSFADLKGTIEEFLRVFFEKPLGVRFRPSFFPFTEPSAEVDMQCVMCSGKGCRVCKQTGWLEVMGCGMVHPNVLRMSGIDPEKYSGFAFGMGVERLAMLRYGVNDLRLFFDNDLRFLAQFR; translated from the coding sequence ATGGAAAATCTGGATGTGCTGGTCTCGCAAGCGCTTGAGGCCGTTAGCCACACCGACGATGTGAATGCCCTCGAGCAATTGCGGGTTCACTATCTGGGCAAGAAAGGCGAGCTGACCCAGGTGATGAAGACCCTGGGCAACCTGTCGGCAGAAGAGCGTCCGCAAGCCGGCGCCTTAATCAATGCCGCCAAGGACAAGGTTCAGGACGCCCTGAACAGCCGCAAGGCAACTCTTGAGCAGGTGGCGCTGAGTGCCAAGCTGGCGGCCGAGCGCATAGACGTGACTCTGCCTGGGCGCGGCCAGACCTCTGGCGGTCTGCATCCGGTTACCCGGACTCTGGAGCGAGTCGAGCAGTTCTTCACTCGGATTGGCTACGGCATCGCCGAAGGCCCCGAAGTGGAAAACGACTACCACAATTTCGAGGCGCTCAATATCCCCGGCCACCACCCGGCCCGGGCGATGCATGACACCTTCTATTTCAACGCGAATATGTTGCTGCGCACCCACACCTCGCCGGTTCAGGTGCGCACCATGGAATCGCAGCAGCCGCCGATCCGCATTATTTGCCCAGGCCGCGTATACCGCTGCGACTCCGATATCACTCACTCGCCGATGTTCCACCAGGTCGAAGGCCTGCTGGTCGACGAGAATGTGAGCTTTGCCGACCTCAAGGGCACCATTGAAGAGTTCCTTCGCGTGTTCTTCGAGAAGCCATTGGGCGTGCGCTTCCGTCCGTCCTTCTTTCCGTTCACCGAGCCCTCGGCTGAAGTCGATATGCAGTGTGTGATGTGCAGCGGCAAAGGTTGCCGTGTATGCAAGCAGACCGGCTGGCTGGAAGTGATGGGTTGCGGCATGGTGCATCCGAACGTGCTGCGCATGTCCGGTATCGACCCCGAAAAATATTCCGGCTTCGCCTTCGGCATGGGCGTCGAGCGTCTGGCCATGTTGCGTTACGGCGTCAACGACTTACGTCTGTTCTTCGATAACGACCTGCGATTCCTGGCGCAATTTCGCTAG
- the rplT gene encoding 50S ribosomal protein L20 codes for MARVKRGVIARKRHKKILKLAKGYYGARSRVFRVAKQAVIKAGQYAYRDRRQRKRQFRALWIARINAGARVNGLSYSRFIAGLKKASIEIDRKVLADLAVNEKAAFAAIVEKAKATLA; via the coding sequence ATGGCTCGTGTTAAGCGCGGCGTTATTGCTCGCAAGCGTCACAAAAAAATTCTGAAACTCGCTAAAGGCTACTACGGTGCGCGTTCGCGCGTATTCCGCGTTGCCAAGCAGGCAGTGATCAAGGCAGGCCAATACGCCTACCGCGACCGCCGTCAGAGGAAGCGTCAGTTCCGCGCCCTGTGGATCGCTCGTATCAATGCTGGTGCTCGTGTTAACGGTCTGTCTTACAGCCGTTTCATTGCCGGCCTGAAAAAAGCGTCCATCGAGATCGACCGTAAGGTTTTGGCTGATCTGGCAGTGAACGAAAAAGCGGCGTTTGCTGCGATTGTCGAAAAAGCGAAAGCCACTCTGGCTTAA
- the rpmI gene encoding 50S ribosomal protein L35, with the protein MPKMKTKSGAAKRFLKTANGFKHKHAFKSHILTKMSTKRKRQLRGSTMVHPSDVAKVARMLRVR; encoded by the coding sequence ATGCCAAAGATGAAAACCAAGAGTGGTGCAGCCAAGCGTTTTCTTAAAACCGCTAATGGCTTCAAGCACAAGCACGCTTTCAAGAGCCACATCCTGACCAAGATGTCCACTAAGCGTAAGCGTCAACTTCGCGGTAGCACCATGGTGCATCCGTCTGACGTGGCAAAAGTGGCGCGCATGCTGCGCGTTCGTTAA
- the infC gene encoding translation initiation factor IF-3: protein MIIKREMRQDKRAAPKAPINENISAREVRLIGAEGEQIGIVSIDEALRIAEESKLDLVEISADAIPPVCRVMDYGKSIFEKKKQVAAAKKNQKQVQVKEIKFRPGTEEGDYQVKLRNLVRFLSEGDRAKVSLRFRGREMAHQELGMELLKRVEADLLEYGSVEQHPKMEGRQLIMVIAPKKKK from the coding sequence ATCATTATTAAGCGTGAAATGAGACAAGATAAACGAGCTGCCCCGAAAGCCCCGATCAACGAGAATATCTCGGCACGCGAGGTTCGGTTAATTGGCGCTGAAGGCGAGCAAATTGGCATCGTCTCGATTGATGAAGCGCTTAGAATCGCCGAAGAATCCAAACTGGATTTGGTGGAAATTTCTGCTGATGCGATTCCTCCGGTTTGCCGAGTCATGGACTACGGCAAGTCGATCTTCGAAAAGAAGAAGCAGGTCGCTGCTGCAAAGAAAAACCAGAAGCAAGTCCAGGTTAAAGAAATCAAGTTTCGTCCAGGGACGGAGGAAGGGGATTACCAGGTAAAACTGCGCAACCTGGTACGTTTCCTGAGTGAAGGGGACAGGGCCAAGGTATCTTTGCGATTCCGTGGCCGTGAGATGGCGCATCAGGAGCTGGGAATGGAGCTGTTGAAGCGGGTTGAAGCTGACCTGCTTGAATATGGCTCGGTTGAACAGCATCCAAAGATGGAAGGACGCCAACTGATAATGGTCATCGCCCCCAAAAAGAAGAAGTAA
- the thrS gene encoding threonine--tRNA ligase, whose product MPIITLPDGSQRPFDHPVSVLEVAQSIGAGLAKATVAGKVNGKLVDACDLISSDATLQIITPKDQEGLEIIRHSCAHLIGHAVKQLFPAAKMVIGPVIEEGFYYDIASERPFTLEDVAAIEQRMQQLIEKDYDVIKKVTPRAEVIDVFASRGEDYKLRLVEDMPDEQALGLYYHEEYVDMCRGPHVPNTRFLKAFKLTKLSGAYWRGDAKNEQLQRVYGTAWADKKQLAAYIQRIEEAEKRDHRKIGKRLNLFHTQEEAPGMVFWHPNGWTLYQVLEQYMRKVQHEHGYLEIKTPQLVDRSLWEKSGHWANYAENMFTTESESRDYAIKPMNCPCHVQVFNQGLKSYRELPMRLAEFGACHRNEPSGALHGIMRVRGFTQDDAHIFCTEEQMQAESADFIKLTLAVYADFGFTDIQLKLSTRPDKRVGSDELWDRAEAALASALDSAGLTYDLQPGEGAFYGPKIEFSLKDCLGRVWQCGTLQLDFNLPVRLGAEYVSEDNSRKHPVMLHRAILGSFERFIGILIEHYEGAFPAWLAPTQVMVMNITDKQAEFALEVEKTLNQSGFRAKSDLRNEKIGFKIREHTLLKVPYLLVIGDREVEMQTVAVRTREGADLGSMPIAQFAEFLAQAVSRRGRQDVE is encoded by the coding sequence ATGCCCATCATTACTCTTCCCGACGGCAGTCAGCGTCCATTCGATCATCCGGTATCTGTGCTTGAAGTGGCGCAGTCCATTGGCGCTGGCTTGGCTAAAGCCACGGTGGCCGGCAAGGTCAATGGCAAGCTGGTCGATGCCTGTGATTTGATCAGCAGCGACGCGACCCTGCAAATCATTACGCCAAAAGATCAGGAAGGGCTGGAGATTATCCGCCACTCTTGTGCGCATTTGATCGGTCATGCGGTCAAGCAGTTGTTTCCCGCTGCCAAGATGGTGATCGGTCCAGTCATCGAAGAAGGCTTCTACTACGACATTGCTTCTGAGCGGCCCTTTACGCTTGAGGACGTGGCGGCGATCGAGCAGCGCATGCAGCAGCTGATCGAAAAAGACTACGACGTGATCAAGAAGGTAACCCCGCGCGCCGAGGTGATCGATGTGTTTGCCTCGCGTGGCGAGGACTACAAGCTGCGCCTGGTCGAAGACATGCCGGACGAGCAGGCCCTGGGCCTGTATTACCACGAAGAATACGTCGACATGTGTCGTGGTCCGCACGTGCCGAATACCCGCTTCCTCAAGGCGTTCAAGCTGACCAAGCTGTCCGGTGCCTATTGGCGCGGCGACGCGAAGAACGAGCAGCTACAGCGCGTCTATGGCACCGCCTGGGCCGACAAGAAGCAGCTGGCGGCCTATATCCAGCGTATCGAAGAAGCTGAGAAACGCGATCACCGCAAGATCGGCAAGCGCCTGAATCTATTTCATACCCAGGAAGAAGCGCCGGGCATGGTGTTCTGGCATCCCAATGGCTGGACCCTGTACCAGGTGCTTGAGCAGTACATGCGCAAAGTGCAACACGAGCATGGTTACCTGGAAATCAAGACGCCGCAGTTGGTGGATCGCTCTTTGTGGGAGAAATCCGGGCATTGGGCCAACTATGCCGAAAACATGTTCACTACCGAGTCGGAAAGCCGCGATTACGCGATCAAGCCGATGAACTGCCCGTGCCACGTGCAGGTGTTCAATCAGGGCTTGAAGAGCTACCGCGAGCTGCCGATGCGCTTGGCCGAGTTCGGCGCCTGCCACCGTAATGAACCGTCCGGTGCGCTGCACGGCATCATGCGTGTGCGTGGTTTTACTCAGGACGATGCGCATATCTTCTGTACCGAAGAGCAGATGCAGGCGGAGTCCGCTGATTTCATCAAGCTGACGCTGGCGGTCTATGCTGATTTCGGCTTTACCGATATCCAGCTCAAGCTTTCGACCCGCCCGGACAAACGCGTGGGTTCCGATGAGTTGTGGGATCGTGCCGAAGCGGCGCTGGCCTCGGCGCTGGACAGTGCTGGCCTGACTTATGATCTGCAGCCGGGAGAAGGCGCCTTCTACGGGCCGAAGATCGAATTCTCGCTGAAGGATTGTCTGGGTCGTGTCTGGCAGTGTGGTACCCTGCAGCTCGATTTCAACCTGCCGGTACGTTTGGGCGCCGAATACGTCAGTGAGGACAACAGCCGTAAGCATCCGGTGATGTTGCACCGCGCGATTCTCGGTTCCTTCGAGCGCTTTATCGGGATTCTGATCGAGCACTACGAGGGGGCATTCCCAGCGTGGTTGGCGCCAACTCAGGTCATGGTGATGAATATCACCGATAAACAGGCCGAATTTGCCTTGGAAGTGGAAAAAACACTCAACCAAAGCGGCTTTCGTGCCAAGTCTGACTTGAGAAACGAAAAAATTGGCTTTAAAATCCGCGAGCATACTTTGCTCAAGGTTCCCTATCTCTTGGTTATCGGAGATCGGGAAGTAGAGATGCAAACTGTCGCCGTGCGTACCCGTGAAGGTGCTGATCTGGGCTCGATGCCCATCGCTCAATTCGCTGAATTTCTCGCGCAGGCGGTTTCCCGGCGTGGTCGCCAAGATGTGGAGTAA
- a CDS encoding NAD(P)/FAD-dependent oxidoreductase, translated as MAHTAYPQSYYAASANPAPPRPELNGEVETDVCIIGAGYTGLSTAIALLESGFKVSIVEAAKVGFGASGRNGGQIVNSYSRDIDTIERTVGPKHAQLLGQMAFEGGRIIRERIAKYNIQCDLKDGGVFAAITPKQMGHLEAQKKLWERYGHTQLELLDAKRIREVVASENYIGGMLDMSGGHIHPLNLALGEAAAIESLGGVIYEQSPAIRIERGANPIVHTPQGRVKAKFVVVAGNAYLGNLIPELSAKSMPCGTQVITTEPLSDELAKSLLPQDYCVEDCNYLLDYYRLSGDKRLIFGGGVVYGARDPANIEAIIRPNMLKTFPQLKDVKIDYAWTGNFLLTLSRLPQVGRLGDNIYYSQGCSGHGVTYTHVAGKVLAEALRGQAERFDAFAELPHYPFPGGDLLRIPFTAMGAWYYSLRDKFGF; from the coding sequence ATGGCGCACACCGCTTATCCACAATCCTACTATGCCGCTTCTGCCAACCCGGCTCCGCCACGCCCGGAACTGAATGGCGAAGTGGAAACAGACGTCTGCATTATCGGTGCGGGCTACACCGGCTTGTCCACGGCCATAGCTCTGCTGGAAAGCGGCTTCAAGGTAAGCATTGTCGAGGCTGCCAAGGTAGGTTTCGGCGCCTCGGGTCGTAACGGCGGTCAAATCGTCAACAGTTACAGCCGCGACATCGATACCATAGAGCGCACCGTCGGCCCCAAGCATGCGCAACTGCTGGGCCAGATGGCATTCGAAGGCGGCCGGATCATTCGTGAGCGCATAGCCAAGTACAACATCCAGTGCGACCTCAAGGATGGTGGTGTGTTCGCCGCGATCACGCCCAAGCAAATGGGACACCTGGAAGCACAGAAGAAGTTGTGGGAGCGCTATGGGCATACTCAACTAGAACTGCTGGACGCCAAGCGCATACGTGAAGTGGTGGCGAGCGAGAACTATATCGGCGGCATGCTCGACATGAGCGGCGGACATATCCACCCGCTCAATCTGGCGCTGGGTGAAGCCGCGGCAATCGAATCCCTGGGCGGAGTAATTTACGAGCAATCCCCGGCTATCCGGATCGAGCGTGGCGCCAATCCGATCGTGCATACCCCCCAGGGTCGGGTTAAAGCCAAGTTTGTGGTAGTTGCCGGCAACGCTTACCTAGGCAATCTGATTCCCGAGTTGTCGGCCAAGTCGATGCCCTGTGGTACCCAGGTCATCACCACCGAACCGCTATCGGACGAGTTGGCAAAGAGCCTGTTACCGCAGGACTACTGCGTCGAAGACTGCAACTACCTGCTCGACTACTACCGCTTGAGCGGTGACAAGCGCCTGATCTTCGGCGGCGGCGTAGTCTATGGCGCGCGCGACCCGGCCAACATCGAGGCGATAATTCGGCCGAACATGCTCAAGACCTTCCCCCAGCTCAAAGACGTCAAAATTGATTACGCCTGGACCGGTAACTTCCTGCTAACCCTGTCGCGCCTACCCCAGGTCGGTCGCCTCGGTGACAACATCTACTACTCGCAGGGCTGCAGCGGCCATGGCGTGACCTACACCCACGTGGCTGGAAAGGTGCTGGCCGAAGCCCTACGCGGCCAGGCCGAGCGTTTCGACGCCTTCGCCGAACTGCCGCACTACCCCTTCCCGGGTGGCGACCTGTTGCGCATCCCCTTCACCGCAATGGGCGCCTGGTACTACAGCCTGCGCGACAAGTTCGGATTCTAA
- a CDS encoding PA2778 family cysteine peptidase, protein MHKSLIGRNLLPLVLIVLLAACAKSPVLPPETSRLPERVELSDVPFFAQSAYQCGPAALATMLNQRGVVTSPGLLKDRVFIPARDGSLQVEMVAAARAHDMLVYPLQPRLQALIAEVAAGNPVLVLQNLAFDWYPRWHFAVVVGYDQRERTLILRSGTTRRWLTSFSSFDKTWERGGRWAVLTLPTDTLPAQAELRPWLKAASDLEETGRVAAAQRAYRTATQQWPNESLGWFALANSRYASGDALGAETALRKSLAQQPDFAAGWFNLSQVLTDRGCQQAAEQARVCARRLAPDDQRFTTGVKSTVDGSAQQCLSPPVCPQAN, encoded by the coding sequence ATGCATAAATCGTTGATTGGCAGGAACCTCCTTCCACTCGTTCTGATTGTTCTGCTTGCCGCCTGCGCGAAGTCTCCGGTGTTGCCACCGGAGACTTCGCGTTTGCCGGAACGAGTAGAGCTGAGCGATGTGCCGTTTTTTGCGCAGAGTGCCTATCAATGCGGACCGGCAGCGTTGGCGACCATGCTCAACCAGCGTGGAGTAGTGACCAGTCCCGGCCTACTCAAGGATAGGGTGTTCATTCCTGCGCGTGACGGTAGCCTGCAAGTAGAAATGGTGGCGGCCGCCCGGGCCCACGATATGCTGGTATACCCGCTGCAGCCGCGTCTGCAAGCATTGATTGCCGAAGTGGCAGCGGGTAATCCGGTGTTGGTGCTGCAAAACCTGGCCTTCGATTGGTACCCGCGCTGGCACTTTGCCGTGGTGGTTGGCTATGACCAGCGGGAACGCACCTTGATTTTGCGTTCGGGCACCACGCGGCGCTGGCTGACCAGCTTCAGTAGCTTCGACAAGACCTGGGAGCGGGGTGGCCGTTGGGCTGTCTTGACCTTGCCGACAGATACGCTACCGGCTCAGGCTGAACTGCGGCCCTGGCTCAAGGCCGCCAGCGATCTGGAAGAAACCGGGCGGGTCGCTGCGGCGCAGCGCGCCTATCGCACTGCCACTCAACAGTGGCCGAATGAGTCATTGGGTTGGTTTGCCTTGGCCAACAGCCGCTATGCCAGTGGGGATGCGCTCGGGGCTGAAACGGCTTTACGTAAAAGCCTGGCACAGCAGCCGGACTTTGCCGCGGGTTGGTTCAACTTGTCGCAGGTATTGACCGATCGAGGCTGCCAGCAAGCCGCCGAGCAGGCGAGGGTCTGCGCCCGGCGGCTGGCTCCAGATGATCAGCGATTTACCACGGGAGTGAAATCTACGGTCGATGGATCGGCACAACAGTGCTTATCTCCTCCGGTTTGCCCACAAGCTAACTGA
- a CDS encoding PA2779 family protein, which translates to MHNHSFFRRMAAMLAVFHVLMIVQIPLANAAMIGTGEVLAEQQQQVDRQQLLSMLDEQGVQEKLLSMGVDRSQVEGRINSLTSAELAQFNQQLSQAPAGAGGVVGIIVLFLVIFIITDLLCATNIFNFVKCINR; encoded by the coding sequence ATGCACAATCACTCGTTCTTCCGGCGTATGGCTGCAATGTTGGCGGTGTTTCACGTTCTGATGATTGTCCAGATCCCCCTGGCTAATGCGGCCATGATAGGCACTGGTGAGGTGTTGGCCGAGCAACAACAGCAGGTCGATCGCCAACAATTGCTGAGCATGCTTGATGAACAGGGTGTTCAGGAAAAGTTGTTGAGTATGGGTGTTGACCGTTCCCAGGTTGAAGGGCGTATCAACAGCCTGACCAGTGCCGAGTTGGCACAGTTCAATCAGCAACTATCGCAAGCCCCCGCAGGTGCCGGTGGTGTTGTAGGGATCATCGTGCTGTTCCTGGTGATCTTTATCATTACCGATTTGCTCTGCGCCACTAACATCTTCAATTTCGTCAAATGCATAAATCGTTGA